Within Myxococcales bacterium, the genomic segment GCCGTCACCGCTGTTCATCAAAGGCGCACCCACCAAGGCAAGGCCAAGGGATAAGACGCTGGGAGGCAGCTCTGCTGAAGCTTCCCCAAAACCGACCGAGGATGGCACCTTAAGCGAGGCACGTCGCATGGGCTCGCTTTCGCATACGACCACTACCCCTGCGTTCGGCATGCTGGATGATTCGCTGCCCACCGCAGCCATACACATGGACTCGCCATCCCACTGCCTGAGAGGGACCATGGATCGCGCTTGATTCGCGGCACCGTCGCATGTGACGTCATCCAAACAGACATCAATGGCGCGTTTTGTAATCTCGAGGTGCTCGCCAGTCCAGCCCTGATTGATGCGTATTGCAGATCCGGGACCAGAGCTCATGGCCAGCCTTGATAGACTATTTCCCTCGATGTCAAACCGGTAGCCGTGCACGCGCGCTCCGAAACGCTCGTACTGCAATGCCGAAGGCCGTTCGATATCAATCACGGGCGTGTTGTCCTTGATGTCGTCAAACACCGAGGGATCACAGCCCGCCGCCCACAGCAACAAGAAGGTTACAATGAACCCACGCATCAGAACTGTCTCCCGAGTCTTAGGCCCGCGCCATTGGGATCAAGGTAAGGTGCGAACGCCCAATCTTGTGGCTTGGAGATCCTGGCCTCCGAATCGGGCGAGGGATCTTTAAGAAAATTGTACACGGCTAATAGGCCCATGATCGCGCCTACGCCAAAGGACACATCAGCACCAATCGCGAGAATCTTACCCTTCAAATAGCGAGAATCGTCGGTGGTCAACACGCCGCGAGCTTGATCGCGCTTAAGACTGTCCTCCGTACCATTCGCTAAGAGTCCCAACGCAATCCCGCCGCCCACAAATGCAGCGGACATAATGGCAAATGTCCATGCACTCGCCCGACTGACCGAGTCGTGCAGATGTAGATTTATAGGCGTAACTCGGCCCTTGTAAATTTCCACCTTGCCTTCCCAGTCTTTTTTCTCGTCCGCCTCGACACGCACCGTGTGTGTTCCGGTACTGAGCTTGCCCGTGTAAGGAGCTTTGCCTACCGGCTTGTCATCCACATACACATCAGCGCCATACACGTTGGCATTGATGCTGAGCTTGCCATACGGCACGCGAACCATGGCAGCTCGTAAGGTGTTTTGCTCGCCCGCGATGACCTTGGCGTTTGTGGCCAAGCCCGCAAATCCAGGTTTTTTTAACCAGACTTGATGTCGGCCGGCCGGGAGCACTGCGAGATAGGGCGTCTTGCCCACGCTGCCTGCGCCGAGATCGTCGATAAAAACGTCGGCCCCGGGGTTGCGCGTGATCACATTGAGTGTCCCCAAGAACTCGCCTTGACTCATCTCAGCGATCAATATGTACACTTTGCCCGGGCTCACAGACACCGGTATTTCAACCGGATGATATTTGGGATGCTCGATGAAGACCGTGTACTGACCTTGCTCCAAGGTATGTGCGGAGGGGCTTTGGCCGATGGCAATGACTTTGCCGGCACTCCTAAGCGATACCTTGGCTCCCTTGGGATTGGTCCTAACAGAGACGAGCGACTTGAAGCTTGAGCTATGTTGCTCCATCGCATCGGCTTCGCCCGCCTTATGAGTTTGACCTGCCGCTACACGCAATAGCTCGATACGTTGCTTCACGTGGGATGCGTCGGGAGCGTTCGGCTCCTCACTCAAATATTTTTCGAATAGGGCGGCTGCTTTGGTGTACTGCCGTTCCCGCTCGCGTGCGATGGCGGCGTTATATAGAAAGGCGCTAAAGGGCTGGGCGGCATACGCCGAGCCGAACTCTTCGGCCGCCTTATTAAACTCCCCTTGCGAATAAAACTCTTGGCCGCGTTCCATGTGCGTGCGCGCCTGTTCGATTAAAGCTTTATCAGGATCGGCTTGTCCGAGGGTGATCGACGGGATAAACCACACATACAGGCCAATCAAAGAGGTCCGTATCGCTCCTTGCATGATAGAACCTTCGCGCTCTTTGCCTACCGACGTCAACCCTCGCTACCCATGCGCATGACTCCCCTGAAAGCTTCTCTAGTGCTGAAATGGGCTCTCTATGCAGCACTCGCGGTGGTGATGGTGGCAGTGGTATACTCACGCTTTTTCCCCGCATTGGTCGCAAAGGGTCGCATGGCGCCCCCTCTTGTTCTGTGGCTTGATTCCCAAGAACGGCTCGATATTACCGAGGCGAGAGGCGCGTGGCTGGTTCTGAACTTTTGGGGAACCTACTGCGGACCGTGTCGGCGCGAGGCCCCAGTCCTCAATCGCATTCATGAGAAGCTCGCACCTAAGGGGGGTCGCGTGATAGGCATTGCCGTCGATGACCTGCCTCTCTTGAGCGTTACCAAGAAGGCTCGCGCCCTCGGCATGAGCTACCCTATCGCCCTTGCGAGCGAAGAAGATATGACGCGATGTAAGGTAACCACTATCCCCACGACCTATGTGCTCGATCCAAAAGGGATCATCCGTGATGCGACAGTGGGCATGATATCGGAGCGACGCCTGTTGCGGGTACTCAAAACCCCCTTTATGAGATAGGTTCACGTCCATGACTGGTGGAATCTGGGATTTAATTGTTCAGGCGTCGACTGTCGTCAAAGTCGTTATGGCGCTGCTAGTAGTATTGTCCGCGGGAACATGGTTTATCGTGGGGGCTAAGCTCAAGCAGTTTGGTTCCGCAGGCCGGTTCAGCAGAAGGTTTCTTCAGCTCTTTTGGGCTAAGGGTAACCGAGGACAATGGGATGCGGCGCGGCTTGAGCATGTGTATCATCAGCTTGCCGCATATAGACAGTCACCGCTCGCGAAAATGTTTCACGCAGGCTACGTCGAGCTTGCGCGCATGACGGGCACAAGTAGCCCTCATCATGGAAGTTACCCTCCACCGCGTGCGGAGCTATCGCCCACGGCGGATGTGCAAAATGTGGAGCGTGCGCTTCGCCGGACGGCAGCTACCGAGCTGACGCAGCTTGAGCAACACCTTTCCTTTCTGGCCACCACCGGCTCGACAGCACCGTTTATCGGATTGTTTGGTACGGTTTGGGGCATAATGAACTCATTTCTCGCCATTCGGGCCAAAGGCAATGCCAGTCTGGATGTGGTCGGGGGCGATATTGCCGAGGCGTTGATCGCCACCGCGCTGGGCTTGGCGGCGGCCATTCCTGCGGTCATGGCTTATAACTACTTTGTGCGTAGATTGCGGCTATTGGAAAACGATATGGACGCATTTAACAACGACTTTCTAAACATCGTGCGTCGGCATTTTTTGAGTCGCTAGAGGCGCACGCCATGGGCATGTCCAGCAACAATGGTCGTACGGGTCGCACACCGATGAGTGAAATCAATGTGACGCCGTTCGTAGACGTCATGCTGGTGTTGCTGATCATTTTTATGGTCAGCGCGCCCTTGCTGACCAAGGGCGTCTCGGTGGATCTCCCGAATGCGCAAGCGCCGCGTATGGACATCCAGCAGGAAAAGCTCTTGCTAACTGTTTCTAAGGACAAGAAAATCTTTCTAGGTCAAGTGGAGGTGCCCTATGAGCGGCTCTCAGAAACGCTGCTCCATAATGAGCGGCTCAAGCGCGAAAAAGAACTTTATGTGTTTGCCGACGAGCTGGTGCCCTACGGCCTGGTTGCCAAGGTTCTTGCGTTGATTCGCAAGGCAGGCATCGAAAAGCTTGGGTTGGTCACAGACCCCTTACACGAGGAATAGACATGCAGGTCGGCATGTTTATGGCAGGATCGGCGCTGAGCCTCTTGGTACATGGGATCATCGTCGCAGCGTTTGTTTTGAGTGGCCTGCTTGGCGGGATGCTGCCCGCAAGGGCAAAAAAGCCCATAGAAGAGCGCACGGTGATTGAAGCCCGGCTGGTGCAGCTCGGCAAAGAGATCGATCCCCGGCAGCTGCCCAACCGCCAGGTCCCTCTGTTGCAGACTGCCCCTCCCGATACAGTGGCGGTATCAGACAACCCAGAGGAAACTCCCGAGCAACCTACGGAGCAAAAGCCTCCCAATCCGACCGAAGACCTACTGACGCGTTTGGGTGATCGTGCCCAGACGTTTGCAGAGCTTGCCGAAGAGCGAGAGAAGGAAGGAAGCCCCGAAGGCGTGGCAGATGGCAGCAGCCAGGCGAAAGCAGGCGATGTGTACGCGGGGAAACTCTATCAGTTTTTCCGGCGTGGCTGGACTGTGCCCACTGTGATCACCGATGCTGAAAGTCAAAAACTTGCCGCAGAGGTCGACGTTGACATTACCAACGATCTTAAGATTGGCAAGTTCACCTTGCGGCGTTCGAGCGGCAACAGCTTATTTGATCAATCGGTGCTTGATAATCTCGCACGGCTGAAGGACGCCGATGCGACTTTGCCTGAACCGCCGCCGGAAGTCGCCGCGACATATGTGGGTCAGACCGTCGGTCTTTTGTTTCGTGGCCGCGACGCGGGATAGATAGCCGAGTACTTTGCCGATATACCCGAGTTGACATAAGGTGTAGCGCGTGATGCCGAGGCCAAGATCATGAAGATTCATGCATTGTGGGCGCCCCTGCTTATTCTGCTAACTCTCGCTGTCGGGTGGTGGGCTGTTCCCGCCATTGGACAAAAGGACGAACCCACCCTTCCTTCGCGCGGCGTCGTGATTGAGATCGATTCTCCCGAGCGAGCCCTTTACAGGATCGCGGTGCCGAACCTTCAAGGCAGTTTAGTGGGCGCGACGGCAGCAGAGGTGCTGCGAAACGACTTCAAGCTTGTGTCGTTGTTCACGGTTCTCGATGCCCGCTCGTTTTTGGACAGTCAGTCAAACACGCTGGACCTGCGCGTTTCCGATTGGAGCGTGGTGGGTGCGCAAGCCGTGATCAAAGGCAAACTGACTCAAGCGGGGTCCGCTGTGAAGGTGGAGCTGCGCCTTTATGAGCTAGCCCAAGGTAGCTTGCCGACCTTGAAGAAAACCTATCGCGGCTCGGCTGGCAACCTGCGCACAATAATGCATCGCTTTGCCAATGAGGTGCTTCGGGAGCTCACGGGTGAGGCTGGGGCCTTTGATAGTCGTCTCACCTTTTCGCGTCGCAAGGGACCGGGGCGCAAGGACGTTTACGTATCGGATTTCGACGGCCATGGGGTAGGCCGCGTCTCGCGAGGCAAAGGTGTTTCGATGCTGCCAAACTTCGGACCGGGCGGCATCTGGTACTCCGTGCTGACCAAGTTCGGCATGTTTATCACTCGAAGTGGCGCCAATGATCGCGCGATCATTAAGAGCCAAGGGATGAACATGGGCGTGACTTCGTGTGGAGATCGGATGGTGTTTTCTTCTACCCGCACGGGCAATGCGGAGATTTTCAGCGCCAATCCCGACGGTTCCGATGTCAGACAAATCACCCATCACCGTGGCATCGACGTTAGTCCCGCCTGTGGGCCCACAGGGCAGTTGGCGTTTGTTTCAAACCGGCATGGAAGCCCGCAAATTTTCACCATGAACGGGGACGGTTCAGGTGTAAAGCGCATCACGTACCGGGGCGATTACAATCAGACTCCTGCATGGTGCCCAGACCCTAAGAAATCCTTGTTGGCATTCACCGGCCGAAGTGGGGATTATGATATCTTCACGGTGAACGTGCAGACGGGGGCGTACACCCGACTGACTCAGGGCCAGGGCAGCAATAAAGATCCAGCATTTTCTCCAGATTGCCGCATGGTCGCCTTTGCCTCGTCGCGGGGCGGTATCTATCTGTCGAACCCGGAAGGCTTGAATCACAACCTGGTGGTCAAGGGCGCTGCAGAAACCATCCGCTGGTCGAGATAGGGTAGTTTTAATACGCAGATTTGTTAGAGTTCACGCCATGTGCCCGACATGGCTCCTTGTTCTTGCAATGACTCTCGCTGGTTGCCAGCTCATTGCGGATTTCGATCGCGACAAGATCAAAAGCGATGTGTCTACCGATACAAGTGATGACGCAGGCGAGGCACCTAAGGACGCGAGCGGGGACGTGAGTGCCGATTCCCTCGAGCCACCGCCCGATGTCGAGACCGACGCCCAGTGAGGCGGCGCGCGACAGCGGTTATTCGCTTACGGCTTTAGCAAGCGGCTCACAGGCTGGGCAACTACCATCCTTTCGCACGATGGCGTACCCCGCCTGAGCATCTTCGCCGTATCCGGTAAAGTTTACGTTGAAAATGATGGCCAACCGGGCATGGACGCCTGGGATAGCGCCCGACTTGAGCATATCCACGGCTTGCCCCAGCCATGCGGCGTGCTCTTCGATT encodes:
- a CDS encoding MotA/TolQ/ExbB proton channel family protein; translated protein: MTGGIWDLIVQASTVVKVVMALLVVLSAGTWFIVGAKLKQFGSAGRFSRRFLQLFWAKGNRGQWDAARLEHVYHQLAAYRQSPLAKMFHAGYVELARMTGTSSPHHGSYPPPRAELSPTADVQNVERALRRTAATELTQLEQHLSFLATTGSTAPFIGLFGTVWGIMNSFLAIRAKGNASLDVVGGDIAEALIATALGLAAAIPAVMAYNYFVRRLRLLENDMDAFNNDFLNIVRRHFLSR
- a CDS encoding PEGA domain-containing protein, which translates into the protein MQGAIRTSLIGLYVWFIPSITLGQADPDKALIEQARTHMERGQEFYSQGEFNKAAEEFGSAYAAQPFSAFLYNAAIARERERQYTKAAALFEKYLSEEPNAPDASHVKQRIELLRVAAGQTHKAGEADAMEQHSSSFKSLVSVRTNPKGAKVSLRSAGKVIAIGQSPSAHTLEQGQYTVFIEHPKYHPVEIPVSVSPGKVYILIAEMSQGEFLGTLNVITRNPGADVFIDDLGAGSVGKTPYLAVLPAGRHQVWLKKPGFAGLATNAKVIAGEQNTLRAAMVRVPYGKLSINANVYGADVYVDDKPVGKAPYTGKLSTGTHTVRVEADEKKDWEGKVEIYKGRVTPINLHLHDSVSRASAWTFAIMSAAFVGGGIALGLLANGTEDSLKRDQARGVLTTDDSRYLKGKILAIGADVSFGVGAIMGLLAVYNFLKDPSPDSEARISKPQDWAFAPYLDPNGAGLRLGRQF
- a CDS encoding TonB C-terminal domain-containing protein; the encoded protein is MQVGMFMAGSALSLLVHGIIVAAFVLSGLLGGMLPARAKKPIEERTVIEARLVQLGKEIDPRQLPNRQVPLLQTAPPDTVAVSDNPEETPEQPTEQKPPNPTEDLLTRLGDRAQTFAELAEEREKEGSPEGVADGSSQAKAGDVYAGKLYQFFRRGWTVPTVITDAESQKLAAEVDVDITNDLKIGKFTLRRSSGNSLFDQSVLDNLARLKDADATLPEPPPEVAATYVGQTVGLLFRGRDAG
- a CDS encoding ExbD/TolR family protein; the encoded protein is MSSNNGRTGRTPMSEINVTPFVDVMLVLLIIFMVSAPLLTKGVSVDLPNAQAPRMDIQQEKLLLTVSKDKKIFLGQVEVPYERLSETLLHNERLKREKELYVFADELVPYGLVAKVLALIRKAGIEKLGLVTDPLHEE
- a CDS encoding PD40 domain-containing protein; the protein is MKIHALWAPLLILLTLAVGWWAVPAIGQKDEPTLPSRGVVIEIDSPERALYRIAVPNLQGSLVGATAAEVLRNDFKLVSLFTVLDARSFLDSQSNTLDLRVSDWSVVGAQAVIKGKLTQAGSAVKVELRLYELAQGSLPTLKKTYRGSAGNLRTIMHRFANEVLRELTGEAGAFDSRLTFSRRKGPGRKDVYVSDFDGHGVGRVSRGKGVSMLPNFGPGGIWYSVLTKFGMFITRSGANDRAIIKSQGMNMGVTSCGDRMVFSSTRTGNAEIFSANPDGSDVRQITHHRGIDVSPACGPTGQLAFVSNRHGSPQIFTMNGDGSGVKRITYRGDYNQTPAWCPDPKKSLLAFTGRSGDYDIFTVNVQTGAYTRLTQGQGSNKDPAFSPDCRMVAFASSRGGIYLSNPEGLNHNLVVKGAAETIRWSR
- a CDS encoding TlpA family protein disulfide reductase; this encodes MTPLKASLVLKWALYAALAVVMVAVVYSRFFPALVAKGRMAPPLVLWLDSQERLDITEARGAWLVLNFWGTYCGPCRREAPVLNRIHEKLAPKGGRVIGIAVDDLPLLSVTKKARALGMSYPIALASEEDMTRCKVTTIPTTYVLDPKGIIRDATVGMISERRLLRVLKTPFMR